A single window of Polyodon spathula isolate WHYD16114869_AA chromosome 2, ASM1765450v1, whole genome shotgun sequence DNA harbors:
- the abraxas1 gene encoding BRCA1-A complex subunit Abraxas 1 isoform X2: MAELNTTAHVSGYVLASLMFHHFNHNSDVEGFLLGEMKTEAKNSITDSQMDGVQVEYSIDIQKHIPCSTVHSFSNYVEINKEVLKKLLSCHKENVIGWYRQRRNTEPVMTFRERLIHQNLQKYLSNHELVFLLMTSSAITESSSTHSLEYAMYKLQGSCFHKVPVLVTNLGIVDQQDYHASSITCSSVGYTRVVKKLRSKYFNTDGSLKEVCRINEMSSALQEELKETCRKVEESERSLEKLLDEVNKLRKTVKEKKKLCMQTFEEKKCKKPKTDENVLLCQALQKLFPESKTLQTQTISLEGAALPAYSCGADHGIDISEVLPLLLTDKRENCESDTERQLEESGSETEEDLLDPLKRQVASSHSPTF, encoded by the exons ATGGCGGAATTAAACACAACAGCCCACGTTTCGGGATATGTTTTGGCGTCCTTAATGTTCCACCATTTCAACCATAATTCTGATGTT gaaggATTTCTTCTTGGGGAAATGAAAACTGAAGCAAAAAACAGTATCACAGATTCCCAGATGGATGGCGTTCAGGTTGAGTACAGCATAG acatacaaaaacacattccATGTAGTACAGTTCACAG CTTTTCTAACTATGTTGAAATTAATAAGGAAGTACTGAAGAAATTACTATCCTGTCATAAAGAG AATGTGATTGGCTGGTACAGACAGAGGCGGAATACAGAGCCGGTCATGACCTTCCGAGAACGTCTGATTCATCAGAACCTACAAAAGTACCTCTCCAACCACGAGCTGGTCTTCTTATTGATGACTTCGAGTGCCATCACTGAGAGCAGCTCCACACACAGTCTGGAATATGCAATGTACAAACTTCAGGGAAG CTGTTTCCATAAAGTCCCAGTTCTGGTGACCAACTTGGGGATAGTAGACCAACAGGACTACCACGCGTCTTCTATAACCTGTTCTTCTGTGGGTTACACACGGGTAGTAAAAAAGCTTAG gTCTAAATACTTTAATACAGATGGGTCCTTGAAGGAGGTCTGTAGAATAAATGAAATGAGCTCAGCACTCCAGGAGGAACTAAAG GAGACCTGCAGGAAGGTGGAGGAGAGTGAGCGATCACTAGAGAAACTCCTGGATGAGGTAAACAAGCTGAGGAAGAcagtaaaggaaaaaaagaagCTATGCATGCAAACGTTTG AAGAGAAGAAATGCAAAAAGCCAAAAACTGATGAGAATGTCCTCCTGTGCCAAGCCCTGCAGAAATTATTCCCTGAATCAAAGACGCTTCAAACTCAAACCATTTCACTTGAGGGAGCTGCCTTACCTGCCTACTCCTGCGGTGCAGACCATGGAATTGACATTTCAGAGGTACTGCCTCTGCTACTCACTGACAAGAGGGAGAATTGTGAGAGTGACACTGAAAGGCAACTGGAAGAAAGCGGATCAGAGACTGAGGAGGACCTGCTGGATCCCCTGAAAAGACAGGTGGCCTCCTCACACTCCCCAACCTTCTAA
- the abraxas1 gene encoding BRCA1-A complex subunit Abraxas 1 isoform X3: protein MAELNTTAHVSGYVLASLMFHHFNHNSDVEGFLLGEMKTEAKNSITDSQMDGVQVEYSIDIQKHIPCSTVHSFSNYVEINKEVLKKLLSCHKEQNVIGWYRQRRNTEPVMTFRERLIHQNLQKYLSNHELVFLLMTSSAITESSSTHSLEYAMYKLQGSCFHKVPVLVTNLGIVDQQDYHASSITCSSVGYTRVVKKLRSKYFNTDGSLKEVCRINEMSSALQEELKETCRKVEESERSLEKLLDEVNKLRKTVKEKKKLCMQTFEKKCKKPKTDENVLLCQALQKLFPESKTLQTQTISLEGAALPAYSCGADHGIDISEVLPLLLTDKRENCESDTERQLEESGSETEEDLLDPLKRQVASSHSPTF, encoded by the exons ATGGCGGAATTAAACACAACAGCCCACGTTTCGGGATATGTTTTGGCGTCCTTAATGTTCCACCATTTCAACCATAATTCTGATGTT gaaggATTTCTTCTTGGGGAAATGAAAACTGAAGCAAAAAACAGTATCACAGATTCCCAGATGGATGGCGTTCAGGTTGAGTACAGCATAG acatacaaaaacacattccATGTAGTACAGTTCACAG CTTTTCTAACTATGTTGAAATTAATAAGGAAGTACTGAAGAAATTACTATCCTGTCATAAAGAG CAGAATGTGATTGGCTGGTACAGACAGAGGCGGAATACAGAGCCGGTCATGACCTTCCGAGAACGTCTGATTCATCAGAACCTACAAAAGTACCTCTCCAACCACGAGCTGGTCTTCTTATTGATGACTTCGAGTGCCATCACTGAGAGCAGCTCCACACACAGTCTGGAATATGCAATGTACAAACTTCAGGGAAG CTGTTTCCATAAAGTCCCAGTTCTGGTGACCAACTTGGGGATAGTAGACCAACAGGACTACCACGCGTCTTCTATAACCTGTTCTTCTGTGGGTTACACACGGGTAGTAAAAAAGCTTAG gTCTAAATACTTTAATACAGATGGGTCCTTGAAGGAGGTCTGTAGAATAAATGAAATGAGCTCAGCACTCCAGGAGGAACTAAAG GAGACCTGCAGGAAGGTGGAGGAGAGTGAGCGATCACTAGAGAAACTCCTGGATGAGGTAAACAAGCTGAGGAAGAcagtaaaggaaaaaaagaagCTATGCATGCAAACGTTTG AGAAGAAATGCAAAAAGCCAAAAACTGATGAGAATGTCCTCCTGTGCCAAGCCCTGCAGAAATTATTCCCTGAATCAAAGACGCTTCAAACTCAAACCATTTCACTTGAGGGAGCTGCCTTACCTGCCTACTCCTGCGGTGCAGACCATGGAATTGACATTTCAGAGGTACTGCCTCTGCTACTCACTGACAAGAGGGAGAATTGTGAGAGTGACACTGAAAGGCAACTGGAAGAAAGCGGATCAGAGACTGAGGAGGACCTGCTGGATCCCCTGAAAAGACAGGTGGCCTCCTCACACTCCCCAACCTTCTAA
- the abraxas1 gene encoding BRCA1-A complex subunit Abraxas 1 isoform X1 → MAELNTTAHVSGYVLASLMFHHFNHNSDVEGFLLGEMKTEAKNSITDSQMDGVQVEYSIDIQKHIPCSTVHSFSNYVEINKEVLKKLLSCHKEQNVIGWYRQRRNTEPVMTFRERLIHQNLQKYLSNHELVFLLMTSSAITESSSTHSLEYAMYKLQGSCFHKVPVLVTNLGIVDQQDYHASSITCSSVGYTRVVKKLRSKYFNTDGSLKEVCRINEMSSALQEELKETCRKVEESERSLEKLLDEVNKLRKTVKEKKKLCMQTFEEKKCKKPKTDENVLLCQALQKLFPESKTLQTQTISLEGAALPAYSCGADHGIDISEVLPLLLTDKRENCESDTERQLEESGSETEEDLLDPLKRQVASSHSPTF, encoded by the exons ATGGCGGAATTAAACACAACAGCCCACGTTTCGGGATATGTTTTGGCGTCCTTAATGTTCCACCATTTCAACCATAATTCTGATGTT gaaggATTTCTTCTTGGGGAAATGAAAACTGAAGCAAAAAACAGTATCACAGATTCCCAGATGGATGGCGTTCAGGTTGAGTACAGCATAG acatacaaaaacacattccATGTAGTACAGTTCACAG CTTTTCTAACTATGTTGAAATTAATAAGGAAGTACTGAAGAAATTACTATCCTGTCATAAAGAG CAGAATGTGATTGGCTGGTACAGACAGAGGCGGAATACAGAGCCGGTCATGACCTTCCGAGAACGTCTGATTCATCAGAACCTACAAAAGTACCTCTCCAACCACGAGCTGGTCTTCTTATTGATGACTTCGAGTGCCATCACTGAGAGCAGCTCCACACACAGTCTGGAATATGCAATGTACAAACTTCAGGGAAG CTGTTTCCATAAAGTCCCAGTTCTGGTGACCAACTTGGGGATAGTAGACCAACAGGACTACCACGCGTCTTCTATAACCTGTTCTTCTGTGGGTTACACACGGGTAGTAAAAAAGCTTAG gTCTAAATACTTTAATACAGATGGGTCCTTGAAGGAGGTCTGTAGAATAAATGAAATGAGCTCAGCACTCCAGGAGGAACTAAAG GAGACCTGCAGGAAGGTGGAGGAGAGTGAGCGATCACTAGAGAAACTCCTGGATGAGGTAAACAAGCTGAGGAAGAcagtaaaggaaaaaaagaagCTATGCATGCAAACGTTTG AAGAGAAGAAATGCAAAAAGCCAAAAACTGATGAGAATGTCCTCCTGTGCCAAGCCCTGCAGAAATTATTCCCTGAATCAAAGACGCTTCAAACTCAAACCATTTCACTTGAGGGAGCTGCCTTACCTGCCTACTCCTGCGGTGCAGACCATGGAATTGACATTTCAGAGGTACTGCCTCTGCTACTCACTGACAAGAGGGAGAATTGTGAGAGTGACACTGAAAGGCAACTGGAAGAAAGCGGATCAGAGACTGAGGAGGACCTGCTGGATCCCCTGAAAAGACAGGTGGCCTCCTCACACTCCCCAACCTTCTAA